The DNA segment AACCTGAGTGAGACACCAATTCATTATCTGGTTTACCTCACACTTCAAACGAACCAAGATGAAAGTCGTGACGATTTGCTTGCCAAAGAGGTACGTTTCAGGTATTGAGGACTTGGTAGAACAGAGCAAATATCCTAATCGATCTGAAGCAATACGAATCGCAATCCGGGATATGCTTGTTGATGAATTGTGGGGGTCTCGAACACAAAAACGTCCTTCTGTACCTCTTGTTTCGCAACTAAAGGAGACATCTCCTCCGGAAGAATCAACCC comes from the Candidatus Thorarchaeota archaeon genome and includes:
- a CDS encoding type II toxin-antitoxin system ParD family antitoxin, translating into MKVVTICLPKRYVSGIEDLVEQSKYPNRSEAIRIAIRDMLVDELWGSRTQKRPSVPLVSQLKETSPPEESTPP